In one window of Microbacterium natoriense DNA:
- a CDS encoding carbohydrate ABC transporter permease, whose product MLRSRDIGESIIRPRLSIPGRIALLLLALFGLLPVYWLTATAFTRKEDVFSQDRPFFPVNPTIENFVGFFQNDALLKNLGNSIIVSSGTALLAVLVGGLMAYSLSKFRYRGRNAIMFMFLIGQLIPGALLLISLYLMLSSAGLLYTYTALIISFTTFTLPLTVFLLKGIMDGLPDDILEAAKVDGLSRTATMFRIVFPLVVPGLITAAMFAFMRGWSDLLFALTLAGPDKQTLPAGLTQAFIREGTADWPALMAASLITSLPLVIIFVLLQRYFVSGLAAGAVKG is encoded by the coding sequence ATGCTGCGCAGCCGCGACATCGGCGAGTCGATCATCCGCCCTCGCCTGTCCATCCCGGGGCGCATCGCCCTCCTCCTGCTCGCCCTCTTCGGCCTGCTCCCCGTGTACTGGCTCACCGCCACGGCGTTCACGAGGAAGGAGGACGTCTTCTCGCAGGACCGGCCGTTCTTCCCCGTGAACCCCACGATCGAGAACTTCGTCGGCTTCTTCCAGAACGACGCGCTCCTGAAGAACCTCGGCAACAGCATCATCGTCTCGAGCGGCACGGCACTCCTCGCGGTCCTCGTCGGCGGGCTCATGGCCTACTCGCTGTCGAAGTTCCGCTACCGCGGCCGCAACGCGATCATGTTCATGTTCCTGATCGGACAGCTCATCCCCGGTGCGCTGCTGCTGATCTCGCTGTACCTGATGCTGAGCTCCGCCGGCCTGCTCTACACGTACACCGCGCTGATCATCTCGTTCACGACTTTCACGCTGCCGCTCACGGTGTTCCTCCTCAAGGGGATCATGGACGGCCTCCCCGACGACATCCTCGAGGCGGCGAAGGTCGACGGGCTCTCCCGGACGGCCACCATGTTCCGCATCGTGTTCCCCCTCGTGGTGCCCGGGCTCATCACGGCCGCGATGTTCGCGTTCATGCGCGGCTGGAGCGACCTCCTCTTCGCGCTCACGCTCGCCGGACCCGACAAGCAGACGCTGCCGGCAGGCCTCACCCAGGCGTTCATCCGCGAGGGCACGGCCGACTGGCCGGCTCTCATGGCGGCATCCCTCATCACATCGCTGCCGCTCGTCATCATCTTCGTCCTCCTCCAGCGCTATTTCGTCTCCGGCCTCGCAGCCGGCGCCGTCAAGGGGTAG
- a CDS encoding golvesin C-terminal-like domain-containing protein encodes MDSTPNSEEEDRPLQWSRRSVLRMLVIAGVLPPVLGGYDSAASASIMPMEPTTSSGAYPDALRRLSMPNLSVSQIAQLTGSGHRMTFFRATWDGGETIVRDLEVAHGGGWLPVTDTAHRFDEQWVVLAGTLPSGSAPELYGPLTPSWLGFTSYQVLGPQAIELRTSTDDVELVVRWRLEGAHPEAHYVLTAKNAGDYIVGYQSQDTRSLDDVDEVLCGSYQHALSVLDGSAPLGAWELFAPMALTQYAVGGIPVTSGVYLPSEVAEFVHERQLMADRQPYGMSLRNDSLDVVPCMYSPQPGLRTAMAAGAQRGFAFGIAVRADTLYATYADLCRTEYGLVAYRSNVYERSLTDAVHAMAALIAVEPDGDDAIDYIPSYSGWWNRAKGFVDVENEDAVRSAASGVVLSAHYLTGTPDSTLYARRARPLIEYQVSRKGIGHSPIIGSPVYNDTTQYRIGRIPTDAVNLTALYQLTHGRNAGIQRLAVQATKSGVVGQSRAPFSTALATYRATGDPAFLAEATLIGKRYVQEQILTPYRSNGQPPGGFAYSFSKYWVDLLELFEVTGDPEFLDGAYREAQRFITQTAVRPVPDQTVTVPVGHVIEQQYDWESRSSLPAYPTTSVPTETVPAWYVSPSGLTFEALSSFKLGVSSLTDPGGGYVFNPCWAGALLRLAHHTGDTLLADVAHNMVIGRFTTYPGYYGRQFQVAHMKPDFATSGPVGITGYYFHHAPAQLGLAMDYLISESYYRSGGRIDFPHVFEADFAYFKFFAYGHAPGTFFGEAGVWPYFPDGLISLDNPLINWIAGASDDALYISLTNSSAGVQQVVVDLVGDLTGVSRSASPVVEVVTADGIRSSATASHGRVSVSVPGHGLLALVVRNVTVERPSLPFDDVVDHGVDSFHEFDSAPGTDYGLVRGMLLVRPGGEGYDAYVQIDTEQAATLTYRIDGQAAQQAPLKEYPYEWTIGVDDPRKTFRYTVTSGGATTDEVTLHLPRRIAGVGAEVSGDVVAQATGTAGDRVPLIIEVRNGTGHPVSGTVALTPPGGWQLEGTVPPVTVSAHGTTRVESAVVIGSAAAPGEVAVSATLSQPGAAALALRPATVEVIDRRRLVSLTSDTEIASGPGAVVKLTALVINTGVTPLQGTLGLYGATGWTIGQRDAVVVVPPRSDVTHTWTVTAGSTIAPGSTTRFEARLDQTLRKGVLVRVADEGIIAHTQSPWPGYLETGHWYPSGLSGWNGTRTRYSDTDSVGSTVTWNVELPQAGLYRVSVWYPTNPTTTTSAAYVVEHQSGSSEVIVDQTQGAGAWRALGTFRYDAGAVGVVRLEVRNTSIHRVSAAQFVRTGD; translated from the coding sequence ATGGATTCAACGCCGAACTCCGAAGAAGAGGACCGCCCGCTGCAATGGAGCCGCCGGTCAGTGCTGCGCATGCTCGTGATCGCGGGGGTGCTCCCACCCGTGCTGGGCGGGTACGACTCTGCGGCCTCGGCATCGATCATGCCGATGGAGCCGACGACCTCGTCCGGCGCCTACCCCGATGCGCTGCGCCGATTGAGCATGCCGAATCTGTCGGTGTCGCAGATCGCGCAGCTCACTGGGTCGGGTCATCGGATGACGTTCTTCCGAGCGACGTGGGATGGCGGCGAGACGATCGTGCGCGACCTCGAAGTCGCACACGGCGGAGGCTGGCTGCCGGTGACCGACACGGCGCACCGATTCGACGAGCAGTGGGTGGTGCTGGCGGGTACGCTGCCGTCCGGGAGTGCGCCGGAGCTCTACGGTCCGTTGACGCCGAGCTGGCTGGGCTTCACCTCCTATCAGGTGCTGGGCCCTCAGGCGATCGAGTTGCGCACGAGCACCGACGACGTGGAGCTGGTCGTGCGCTGGCGTCTGGAGGGGGCGCACCCCGAGGCTCACTACGTGCTCACGGCGAAGAACGCCGGCGACTACATCGTCGGATACCAGAGCCAGGACACCCGGTCGCTCGACGATGTCGACGAGGTGCTCTGCGGCTCGTACCAGCACGCGCTGTCCGTCCTCGACGGCTCCGCGCCGCTCGGCGCGTGGGAGCTGTTCGCGCCGATGGCGCTGACCCAGTACGCCGTCGGCGGCATCCCGGTCACTTCGGGCGTCTACCTGCCCTCGGAAGTGGCGGAGTTCGTGCACGAGCGGCAGCTCATGGCGGACCGCCAGCCGTACGGCATGAGCTTGCGCAACGACAGCCTCGACGTGGTGCCGTGCATGTACTCCCCGCAGCCGGGATTGCGCACGGCGATGGCGGCAGGTGCGCAGCGCGGCTTCGCGTTCGGCATCGCCGTGCGCGCCGACACGCTGTACGCGACCTATGCCGACCTGTGCCGGACGGAGTACGGCCTGGTGGCGTATCGGAGCAACGTCTACGAGCGATCGCTGACGGATGCCGTCCACGCCATGGCGGCGCTCATCGCCGTCGAGCCCGACGGCGACGACGCGATCGACTACATCCCGTCGTACTCCGGCTGGTGGAACCGCGCCAAGGGGTTCGTCGACGTGGAGAACGAGGATGCCGTCAGATCGGCGGCGAGCGGCGTCGTGCTCTCCGCTCATTACCTCACAGGAACCCCCGACAGCACGCTGTACGCTCGCCGAGCCCGTCCGCTCATCGAGTACCAGGTGTCGCGGAAGGGGATCGGGCATTCGCCGATCATCGGCAGCCCCGTCTACAACGACACGACCCAGTACCGGATCGGAAGGATCCCCACGGATGCCGTGAACCTGACGGCGCTCTATCAGCTCACGCACGGCCGCAACGCCGGCATCCAGCGCCTGGCTGTGCAGGCCACCAAGTCCGGTGTCGTCGGACAGAGCCGCGCCCCGTTCTCGACCGCACTCGCCACCTACCGCGCGACCGGGGATCCGGCGTTCCTGGCGGAGGCGACGCTCATCGGCAAGCGGTACGTGCAGGAGCAGATCCTCACCCCCTACCGCAGCAACGGCCAGCCGCCCGGCGGCTTCGCCTACAGCTTCTCGAAGTACTGGGTCGATCTCCTCGAGCTGTTCGAGGTCACGGGAGATCCCGAGTTCCTGGACGGGGCGTACCGCGAGGCCCAGCGCTTCATCACCCAGACGGCAGTGCGGCCGGTGCCGGATCAGACCGTGACGGTGCCGGTGGGACATGTCATAGAACAGCAGTACGACTGGGAGTCGCGCTCGTCGCTGCCCGCCTATCCGACGACCTCGGTCCCCACCGAGACCGTCCCCGCGTGGTACGTCTCGCCATCCGGGCTCACCTTCGAGGCGCTGTCGTCGTTCAAGCTCGGGGTCAGCTCATTGACCGATCCCGGTGGTGGATACGTGTTCAACCCGTGCTGGGCGGGTGCCCTGCTCAGGCTGGCGCACCACACGGGGGACACGCTGCTGGCCGACGTCGCGCACAACATGGTGATCGGGCGGTTCACGACCTATCCCGGCTACTACGGCCGGCAGTTCCAGGTGGCCCACATGAAACCCGACTTCGCGACGAGCGGCCCCGTCGGCATCACCGGCTACTACTTCCACCATGCTCCGGCGCAGCTCGGTCTGGCGATGGACTACCTGATCAGCGAGAGCTATTACCGCAGCGGGGGGCGCATCGACTTCCCGCACGTCTTCGAGGCGGACTTCGCCTACTTCAAGTTCTTCGCCTACGGACACGCACCCGGCACGTTCTTCGGAGAGGCGGGCGTGTGGCCCTATTTCCCCGACGGACTCATCTCGCTCGACAACCCGTTGATCAACTGGATCGCGGGGGCGAGCGACGACGCGCTCTACATCAGCCTCACCAACTCCTCGGCGGGCGTGCAGCAGGTCGTCGTCGATCTCGTCGGCGACCTCACGGGAGTGTCCCGCTCCGCTTCTCCGGTGGTCGAGGTGGTGACGGCCGACGGCATCCGCTCTTCTGCGACGGCGTCGCACGGCAGGGTCTCCGTCAGCGTGCCCGGGCACGGACTGCTCGCCCTGGTGGTGCGGAACGTGACTGTGGAGCGCCCCAGCCTGCCTTTCGATGACGTCGTGGACCACGGCGTCGACAGCTTCCACGAATTCGACTCGGCGCCGGGAACCGACTACGGGCTCGTCCGCGGAATGCTGCTCGTGCGCCCGGGCGGCGAGGGCTACGACGCCTATGTCCAGATCGATACCGAGCAGGCGGCGACGCTCACGTACAGGATCGACGGACAGGCCGCGCAGCAGGCCCCGCTCAAGGAGTATCCCTACGAGTGGACGATCGGGGTCGACGATCCACGCAAGACCTTCCGCTACACGGTCACCTCGGGAGGCGCCACCACGGACGAGGTCACTCTGCACCTGCCAAGGCGCATCGCCGGCGTCGGCGCCGAGGTGTCTGGAGACGTGGTGGCCCAGGCCACAGGAACGGCGGGGGACAGGGTTCCCCTGATCATCGAGGTGCGCAACGGCACCGGTCACCCGGTCTCGGGCACCGTGGCGCTGACGCCGCCCGGCGGCTGGCAGCTCGAGGGCACAGTGCCGCCGGTGACGGTTTCTGCACACGGGACCACACGTGTGGAGTCGGCGGTGGTCATCGGATCGGCGGCGGCTCCCGGCGAGGTCGCGGTGTCGGCGACGCTGTCACAACCGGGAGCTGCCGCGCTCGCCCTGCGTCCGGCCACCGTCGAGGTGATCGACAGGCGCCGACTCGTCTCGCTGACCAGCGACACCGAGATCGCGAGCGGCCCTGGAGCGGTCGTGAAGCTGACCGCATTGGTGATCAACACCGGTGTGACACCGCTGCAGGGGACGCTGGGTCTCTACGGCGCCACGGGATGGACGATCGGTCAGCGGGATGCGGTGGTCGTCGTGCCTCCGCGCTCCGACGTCACCCACACGTGGACGGTGACGGCGGGATCGACGATCGCGCCGGGGTCGACGACGAGATTCGAGGCCCGGCTCGACCAGACGCTGCGCAAGGGTGTGCTGGTCCGGGTCGCCGACGAGGGCATCATCGCGCACACGCAGTCGCCGTGGCCGGGATACCTCGAGACAGGCCATTGGTACCCGAGCGGTCTGTCCGGGTGGAACGGGACCCGCACGCGCTACAGCGACACCGATTCGGTCGGCAGCACCGTGACGTGGAACGTCGAGCTGCCGCAGGCCGGGCTCTACCGTGTCTCGGTCTGGTATCCGACCAACCCGACGACGACCACATCGGCGGCCTACGTCGTCGAGCATCAGAGCGGTAGCAGCGAGGTCATCGTGGACCAGACCCAAGGCGCGGGCGCCTGGCGTGCGCTCGGCACCTTCCGCTACGACGCCGGCGCGGTCGGGGTGGTGCGGCTGGAAGTCCGCAACACGAGCATCCACCGGGTCAGCGCCGCCCAGTTCGTCCGCACCGGGGACTGA
- a CDS encoding IclR family transcriptional regulator, with the protein MASESVGGTQTVERAMSLLACFTEESGELRVSELCTLTGLGQSTVSRMMSALDRMRFVVQDGRTGLYRLGPAAVSLGTIALNGSPVFRASRQIAQNLARRIEIGVNVAELSGFTFTYLCNFEGALAPKSFAMAGRTGPLHATGLGKALLSGMPDDKVDAYFEHSPQRFTPHTIVDRESMRVALDETRSRGYATEIEELAFGRACIAAPIHDRAGDIVAALSASGPLSVLDLHAPHQELALQLIEAADEISVALGYSPSRSATAFAAL; encoded by the coding sequence ATGGCATCGGAATCGGTGGGCGGCACACAGACGGTCGAACGGGCGATGTCGCTGCTCGCATGCTTCACCGAGGAGTCCGGTGAGCTCAGGGTCTCCGAACTCTGCACTCTGACCGGTCTCGGACAGTCGACGGTGTCGCGCATGATGTCTGCTCTCGACCGGATGCGGTTCGTCGTGCAGGACGGACGGACGGGTCTCTACCGGCTCGGCCCCGCAGCCGTCTCGCTCGGCACGATCGCCCTCAACGGCTCTCCCGTCTTCCGCGCGTCGCGGCAGATCGCGCAGAATCTCGCCCGACGCATCGAGATCGGCGTGAACGTCGCCGAGCTCAGCGGGTTCACCTTCACCTATCTCTGCAACTTCGAAGGCGCGCTGGCGCCGAAGTCGTTCGCGATGGCCGGCCGCACCGGCCCGCTTCACGCCACCGGCCTCGGCAAGGCGCTGCTGTCGGGGATGCCGGATGACAAGGTCGATGCGTACTTCGAGCACTCCCCTCAGCGATTCACCCCGCACACGATCGTCGACCGCGAGAGCATGCGTGTCGCGCTCGACGAGACGCGCAGTCGCGGCTACGCGACCGAGATCGAAGAACTCGCGTTCGGCCGGGCCTGCATCGCCGCGCCGATCCACGACCGGGCCGGAGACATCGTCGCCGCGCTCTCCGCGAGCGGTCCCCTGTCGGTTCTCGACCTGCACGCCCCTCATCAGGAGCTCGCCCTGCAGCTCATCGAGGCGGCCGACGAGATCTCCGTCGCCCTCGGCTACAGCCCCTCCCGCTCGGCGACGGCGTTCGCCGCCCTCTGA
- a CDS encoding carbohydrate ABC transporter permease, which yields MPQATLERPASREQVEPRSGRRSTLGAKDRTFGFMIALPAVLLFLVIAIFPLVSSIGTSLYDQSLLRPERTFVGFDNYAAIWDEFVARLGTTLVFASLSTVFPLVLGVALAMLLNSRMRGRNILRGALMLPWLLPGVVVSFLWAWIFNDSYGVVNHVFAVFGLPEISMLGNPTGAMAAVIIAKTWHSFPWIMVVALAVLQTLPGEQIEAATIDGATRAQRFRYISLPHIAGPVALVAVLEFIYNFGNFDTIFVMTGGGPGDSTTTLAVSLYHLAFGSYELGKASAMGALWLVLLAIISSGYLLLNRRLEK from the coding sequence ATGCCACAAGCCACCCTCGAGCGGCCCGCGAGTCGCGAGCAGGTCGAGCCGCGCTCCGGGCGACGCTCAACGCTGGGCGCCAAGGACCGCACCTTCGGCTTCATGATCGCACTTCCCGCGGTCCTGTTGTTCCTCGTGATCGCGATCTTCCCGCTCGTGTCGAGCATCGGCACGAGCCTGTACGACCAGTCGCTGCTGCGACCAGAGCGCACGTTCGTCGGCTTCGACAACTATGCGGCGATCTGGGACGAGTTCGTGGCGAGACTGGGGACCACCCTCGTGTTCGCATCGCTCTCCACGGTCTTCCCCCTCGTACTCGGCGTGGCCCTCGCGATGCTCCTCAACTCGCGCATGCGCGGGCGCAACATCCTCCGGGGCGCGTTGATGCTGCCGTGGCTGCTCCCCGGCGTCGTGGTCTCCTTCCTCTGGGCGTGGATCTTCAACGACAGCTACGGCGTCGTGAACCACGTGTTCGCGGTCTTCGGGCTTCCTGAGATCAGCATGCTGGGAAATCCGACCGGGGCGATGGCCGCCGTCATCATCGCGAAGACCTGGCACTCCTTCCCCTGGATCATGGTCGTCGCACTCGCCGTGCTCCAGACCCTGCCCGGTGAGCAGATCGAGGCGGCCACGATCGACGGCGCGACGAGAGCACAGCGTTTCCGCTACATCTCGCTGCCGCACATCGCCGGCCCGGTCGCACTCGTCGCAGTGCTCGAGTTCATCTACAACTTCGGCAACTTCGACACGATCTTCGTCATGACCGGCGGCGGCCCCGGCGACTCGACCACGACGCTCGCGGTCAGCCTCTACCACCTGGCCTTCGGCAGCTACGAGCTCGGCAAGGCCTCCGCGATGGGCGCGCTCTGGCTCGTCCTGCTCGCGATCATCTCGAGCGGTTACCTGCTCCTCAACCGACGACTGGAGAAGTGA
- a CDS encoding ABC transporter substrate-binding protein, translating to MNISHTQLSRRAFLGGSTALVALGALTLAGCATPVATPPGTAENAATKAKTINFYGNSLGEEALKPAWQGILDGFSKKAGVTVAPVIYPYDQAATQLALTGRSGKLLGVGQSGGWQVLTPMNVLADLSELAEGLGIPQGVLDSYTMDGKLLVLPLTAAGIGLITNGEIAKSVGIKSGMSVEQFATALEKIKSQDSSLIPYAAVTKNPDLKDAVHWMWGFGSEVVTDDFTCTIGDAESVEAITWYKSLQDDGLTQTNVARSDARILFASGRAALYDDAPLASTFVKTNGAAQNIVDNIGAISRPTSGKKKSFNRAWGGGLFASAGEGELTSREFITYAATNVEAATALYERSAVAPAAKSVADKIPALAADKFQVAFRTEVSEHARGAAWDRVAVTAQIDTAIGGGVATILAGQVDVQTGLNALKKEVQGLLDSNT from the coding sequence ATGAACATCTCCCACACGCAGCTGAGTCGTCGCGCCTTTCTCGGCGGCAGCACTGCACTGGTCGCGCTCGGCGCCCTCACCCTCGCGGGCTGCGCCACGCCGGTCGCGACTCCGCCCGGTACGGCGGAGAACGCCGCGACCAAGGCCAAGACCATCAACTTCTACGGCAACTCGCTCGGCGAGGAGGCGCTGAAGCCCGCTTGGCAGGGCATCCTCGACGGCTTCTCGAAGAAGGCCGGCGTGACCGTCGCGCCGGTGATCTACCCCTACGATCAGGCCGCCACGCAGCTGGCCCTGACCGGCCGCTCCGGCAAGCTCCTCGGCGTCGGACAGTCCGGTGGCTGGCAGGTGCTCACCCCGATGAACGTGCTCGCAGACCTCTCGGAGCTGGCGGAGGGGCTCGGCATCCCGCAGGGCGTGCTCGATTCCTACACGATGGACGGCAAGCTCCTCGTGCTGCCGCTCACCGCCGCCGGCATCGGCCTCATCACGAACGGCGAGATCGCCAAGAGCGTGGGAATCAAGTCGGGCATGTCGGTCGAGCAGTTCGCGACCGCGCTGGAGAAGATCAAGTCCCAGGATTCCTCGCTCATCCCGTATGCGGCGGTCACGAAGAACCCCGACCTCAAGGATGCCGTGCACTGGATGTGGGGGTTCGGCAGCGAGGTCGTCACAGACGACTTCACCTGCACGATCGGCGACGCCGAGAGCGTCGAGGCGATCACCTGGTACAAGTCCCTGCAGGACGACGGGCTGACGCAGACGAACGTCGCCCGCAGCGACGCCCGCATCCTGTTCGCCAGCGGACGGGCAGCCCTCTACGACGACGCACCGCTCGCCTCGACCTTCGTGAAGACCAACGGGGCGGCCCAGAACATCGTCGACAACATCGGCGCGATCTCGAGGCCCACCTCCGGCAAGAAGAAGTCGTTCAACCGGGCATGGGGAGGCGGTTTGTTCGCCAGTGCCGGTGAGGGCGAGCTCACGAGCCGTGAGTTCATCACCTACGCGGCGACCAACGTCGAGGCGGCGACCGCACTCTACGAGCGCTCCGCGGTGGCGCCCGCAGCCAAGAGCGTTGCCGACAAGATCCCGGCTCTCGCCGCCGACAAGTTCCAGGTCGCCTTCCGCACCGAGGTCTCGGAGCACGCGCGGGGCGCGGCGTGGGACCGTGTCGCGGTGACCGCCCAGATCGACACCGCGATCGGCGGCGGGGTCGCGACCATCCTCGCCGGCCAGGTGGACGTGCAGACCGGTCTCAACGCTCTCAAGAAGGAGGTGCAGGGGCTGCTCGACTCGAACACCTGA
- a CDS encoding SDR family NAD(P)-dependent oxidoreductase, with protein sequence MTGRGVLLIGGGSDIGLAIARAFAAQGDRVVGVGLESSADQVFEDYLVADCSRADAAEGAVADAAAALDGIDVVVLAAARMPIGRADATSDADWRGALGATLDSAFFVARAALPRLARGSSIVAVTSVNATLAAPALPAYAAAKAGVEALMRQLALDFGPHGIRVNSVQPGSISSVDTGETEGYPLGRIGRPEEVASVVAFLASDAASFVTGATIPVDGGLSMSSPAAWLKPALRERWL encoded by the coding sequence GTGACCGGCCGCGGTGTGCTTCTCATCGGTGGAGGCTCGGACATCGGGCTCGCGATCGCGCGCGCCTTCGCGGCGCAGGGCGACCGGGTCGTCGGCGTCGGCCTCGAGTCCTCGGCCGACCAGGTGTTCGAGGACTACCTCGTCGCCGACTGCAGCCGAGCAGATGCCGCCGAGGGTGCCGTCGCGGATGCCGCAGCGGCCCTCGACGGCATCGACGTCGTGGTGCTCGCCGCCGCGCGCATGCCCATCGGACGCGCGGATGCGACGAGCGACGCGGATTGGCGCGGCGCGCTGGGCGCCACGCTCGACTCCGCCTTCTTCGTCGCCAGGGCAGCGCTGCCCCGTCTCGCGCGAGGTTCATCGATCGTCGCGGTGACCTCCGTCAACGCGACACTCGCCGCCCCCGCTCTTCCGGCATATGCCGCAGCGAAGGCGGGCGTGGAGGCCCTCATGAGGCAGCTCGCTCTCGACTTCGGCCCGCATGGGATCCGCGTCAACTCCGTGCAGCCGGGGAGCATCTCCTCGGTCGACACGGGCGAGACCGAGGGATATCCCCTTGGCCGGATCGGGCGGCCGGAGGAAGTCGCCTCCGTCGTCGCGTTCCTCGCATCCGACGCCGCGTCCTTCGTGACCGGCGCCACGATCCCCGTCGACGGCGGCCTGTCGATGTCCTCCCCCGCCGCCTGGCTGAAACCTGCACTGCGCGAGCGCTGGCTCTGA
- a CDS encoding dihydrodipicolinate synthase family protein, with translation MTLTLHGLMPILATPFDDTGALDRVGLRRLVEFQLASGVDGVAVFGMASEGFALTADERRTILDDVVRIVDRRVPVIAGVNGTSTATSIEQALLAEEGGADALMVLPPFMVKPPASTLVDFYGDVAAATSLSVMVQDAPGVTGVAMPASLIAELARLDNVDSVKVEAPPTAPKVGAVVDAIDDADFAVLGGQNAQFCLEEYARGAVGTMPACEFPDLLGPVLADFVAGRVDEARAGFRRMLPLVLIGLQGGIAWAVHKEILVARGIIEHATVRYPAARLDAGSRAAVDLVIEELDLPQLPTAVRV, from the coding sequence ATGACTCTGACACTCCACGGGCTGATGCCCATCCTGGCGACGCCTTTCGATGACACGGGCGCGCTCGATCGGGTCGGACTGCGCCGGCTGGTCGAGTTCCAGCTCGCCTCTGGCGTCGACGGCGTCGCGGTGTTCGGCATGGCCAGCGAGGGTTTCGCCCTCACCGCCGATGAACGAAGGACGATCCTCGACGACGTCGTCCGGATCGTCGACCGGCGGGTCCCCGTCATCGCGGGGGTGAACGGCACGTCGACCGCCACCTCGATCGAGCAGGCGCTTCTCGCGGAGGAAGGGGGCGCCGACGCGCTCATGGTCCTGCCGCCGTTCATGGTCAAGCCTCCTGCCTCGACCCTCGTCGACTTCTACGGGGATGTGGCCGCGGCCACCTCCCTGTCGGTCATGGTGCAGGACGCCCCAGGGGTCACCGGCGTCGCCATGCCCGCGAGCCTCATCGCCGAGCTCGCACGCCTCGACAACGTCGACTCCGTGAAGGTCGAGGCCCCACCCACGGCCCCCAAGGTCGGCGCGGTCGTCGACGCGATCGACGACGCGGATTTCGCCGTGCTCGGCGGCCAGAACGCGCAGTTCTGCCTGGAGGAGTATGCGCGGGGCGCCGTCGGCACCATGCCCGCCTGCGAGTTCCCTGATCTGCTCGGCCCGGTGCTCGCCGACTTCGTCGCGGGGCGCGTCGACGAGGCGCGGGCCGGCTTCCGTCGTATGCTCCCTCTCGTGCTGATCGGACTGCAGGGCGGCATCGCGTGGGCGGTGCACAAGGAGATCCTCGTGGCGCGCGGCATCATCGAGCACGCGACCGTGCGCTACCCGGCGGCTCGCCTCGATGCGGGGAGCCGTGCGGCGGTGGACCTCGTGATCGAGGAGCTCGACCTTCCGCAGCTGCCGACGGCGGTGCGCGTGTGA
- a CDS encoding mandelate racemase/muconate lactonizing enzyme family protein: MKIARVQTFPLFLSREVADDSYAGDTGVAHRGYVVRRPWRSLYSPGYETLLVKIETDDGLIGWGEALAPVAPEVAAAIVDRLLTPLIIGEDPRSVRTLWHRMTESMRERGHLTGHQADAMAAVDIALWDLWGHATGLSVSELAGGRFAEVLPTYISGIRGSDDADKADKAAEMVEAGVRRIKLHLGTDIRTDLATYDAIRAVHPDLDVALDAHWTYRLGEAKALGRELDDRRAWFFEAPLAPEDVEGHRDLAASLATPIAVGEAMRSRFEFTDWLTRRAVGLTQPDIGRTGITEGLAIAAVADAFHAQVAPHHSAAFGIAMAAGVHVAASATSLLAFEYQPFTLPVANLILTTPLEVQPDGGFVVPTGPGLGVTVDEDAVQQYVRR; the protein is encoded by the coding sequence GTGAAAATCGCGCGCGTGCAGACCTTCCCGCTCTTCCTGTCGAGGGAGGTTGCCGATGACTCCTACGCGGGTGACACGGGCGTGGCGCATCGCGGCTACGTCGTCCGGCGACCGTGGCGGAGCCTGTACTCCCCCGGCTACGAGACCCTCCTGGTGAAGATCGAGACCGACGACGGCCTCATCGGCTGGGGAGAAGCACTGGCCCCGGTCGCACCGGAGGTCGCCGCCGCGATCGTTGATCGCCTTCTCACGCCGCTGATCATCGGCGAGGATCCCCGCTCGGTCCGGACGCTGTGGCATCGGATGACGGAGTCGATGCGCGAACGCGGCCACCTCACGGGCCATCAGGCCGATGCCATGGCAGCGGTCGACATCGCCCTGTGGGATCTCTGGGGTCACGCGACCGGTCTCTCCGTCTCGGAGCTCGCCGGCGGGCGCTTCGCCGAGGTGCTGCCCACGTACATCTCCGGCATCCGCGGGTCCGACGACGCGGACAAGGCCGACAAGGCCGCCGAGATGGTCGAAGCCGGCGTGCGGCGGATCAAACTGCACCTCGGAACCGACATCCGCACGGATCTCGCCACCTACGACGCCATCCGCGCCGTGCATCCCGACCTCGATGTCGCATTGGACGCTCACTGGACCTACCGCCTCGGCGAGGCGAAAGCGCTCGGACGCGAACTCGACGACCGTCGGGCGTGGTTCTTCGAGGCGCCGCTGGCGCCCGAGGACGTCGAGGGCCACCGCGACCTCGCCGCCTCGCTCGCCACTCCCATCGCGGTCGGCGAGGCGATGCGCAGCCGGTTCGAGTTCACCGACTGGCTCACTCGGCGCGCCGTCGGGCTCACACAGCCCGACATCGGACGCACCGGCATCACCGAGGGTCTCGCGATCGCCGCCGTCGCCGATGCGTTCCACGCTCAGGTCGCACCGCACCACTCGGCGGCCTTCGGCATCGCGATGGCCGCGGGAGTGCATGTGGCGGCGAGCGCGACCTCTCTGCTCGCCTTCGAGTACCAGCCGTTCACGCTGCCGGTGGCGAACCTCATCCTCACCACTCCGCTCGAAGTCCAGCCCGACGGCGGGTTCGTCGTCCCCACAGGACCCGGACTCGGCGTGACCGTCGACGAGGACGCCGTCCAGCAGTACGTGCGGCGCTGA